In a single window of the Thermogemmatispora onikobensis genome:
- a CDS encoding dCTP deaminase domain-containing protein — protein sequence MLLSDKRIKEELARGNIVIEPFDERQLGTNSYDCRLGEWYFQGDANVEILHLDNPEEIRRYWGEPRRAKNGQIAIRPGTTIL from the coding sequence ATGCTGCTATCGGATAAGCGGATCAAAGAGGAGCTTGCACGTGGCAACATCGTTATCGAACCTTTTGATGAGCGCCAGCTCGGAACCAATTCCTATGATTGCCGTCTGGGTGAGTGGTACTTTCAGGGCGATGCAAACGTCGAGATTCTCCATCTAGACAACCCGGAGGAGATTCGGCGCTACTGGGGCGAGCCACGTCGCGCCAAGAACGGCCAGATAGCCATTCGCCCAGGGACAACCATTCTC